The following nucleotide sequence is from Diospyros lotus cultivar Yz01 chromosome 3, ASM1463336v1, whole genome shotgun sequence.
cCTTCACCACCTCATGGCCAAACACACCCTTAACCATATTCTTTGCTATATGCATGATACATAGATTTAACACATCCTCAAACAAGTTGTTCTATACTTCTTTTAGTTTGCAGAAGTATGGGCCATATGccttattaaattattaatttgctACCGCGAATGTCACTTTAATAGTAAATCCTGTTAATTACCTTCAAGGAAGATTTGTCTGTCCTCAGATATGGTCCATGACTAGCTTTGAGCCATCTTTTATGGCTAATTTGATTATAATATTTGGATCCAATACAATACTACAACTTAATGCTATAAAAGCTATATGAGCATAACAGGCGACTCTAAGAAATTGGAAGCCCTTACTAGTTAGTTACTATCTTCTTATGCTAGACAGGTTCTTTGATGGAAGGGAAACCATTAAACTAAATTTCATGCTTATCCTGTAGTGGAAGCGATCAAGTTAACAAAAACAAATCTTCAATGGTTGTACAACTAAACCTGTTGGGAATTACTTTGTTAGTTGACTATAGTTCCAAAACTTCATATAGTTTTCAGACACCAGTTCATAACACCAAATAACTTCTCCATGAGTTCATCAAACAATTGACAAAATGTTGTACCATTAACACAAATAGTGTTTGGAATTATTCCtgcatattatataatattttgaatttctatGCGGATGGTgaagaaaatgaatgaagaGGGCATCCGCAGGGAAAAAAAGGCTCCCACTTGGCAGGGGTCAGGGAAGGTCATTTTTGTACGCAATCTTACTTTTAGTTTGCAAAAAGGTGGTTTACATAATCCCTGACCTTTCAGTCACAAAAAAGCAACCTTACTGTTGCTACCAAGATTCACTCTCAAAATGAATGCTAGATTAAAATTGAGATATCTGTCACAACCCTAGGATTtactagggtttagaatgggattttggaagaaattgaaaaGGAAAGGACAGAATAGAGGAAGGAAACAGAACAAAAAGAGGGGGAAATTGAGAAGAGAAGGGAATGGTTgggacaaagagagagagagaaaagagagtgAAAAACAGAATGttcattcaattcatccaaCCCCTTCTTCTCTAACCTACAACCTATTTATAAGTTGTTTACAACCATTCAGTTATTAACCAACTAATTAACTAACACACTAACCCACTCAAGTAACCAACTAATTGTAGATCGGAAGCTGATGGAAGGCCGAGCTGCCAAGTTAATGGCCGAGCTGATAGAGGGCCAAGTTGCTGAGCTTGTTATCTGTTGATTTATCCTCCgtgatttatcttgatttatattgttgttacatcttatctttcttagttattttttattagatttgtttatatttaaggttgttgtaatctagtcctataaagtaggaatctaatctctaaaatctaggagaattcttaggatccattgtgtatatatttgtggcatTCCCAAGGGAATAAACATAGCGTATTATTCTCCCCAAAAGACGATTTatgcatggtatcagagcataattcttttctctcttctctttgttAACCCTAGCCTTTATCCGTCGTCTCACTAATCCATCGATTTTATAGCCGCCAGACCTAATCAACTTACATCATGGCCGGCAAAAGCAGCCAGTCATCCGAGATTATTCCTTTCCAAACCACCAATTCTGTAAACACGGATAACAGCAGTCCATTTACTATCACTGATCATAAACTGAATGGCCAAAACTACATTCAATGGTCACAATCGATGATTATGTTTATAtgtgaaaaaggaaaagatgatTATCTAACCGAAGCTGCCAGCAAACTAAAGGAGGAGGAATCATAGCACCAGATCTGGAAGGCCGAGAACAACATGGTGATGTCTTGGCTGATCAATTCAATGAACAATGAGATAGGTGAAAATTTCTTGTTATATGACacaacacaagaaatttgagagGCTGCTAGGGAAGCCTACTCCCATATTGAGAATACCTCCAAGTTGTTTGAGATAAAGAGTATTCTCGATGATCTAAGGCAAGGTGAGTCTCAAGTCACTCAATACTTCAATTCCTTGAATAGGTTTTGACTTCAATTGGATAAGTGTGACACTATTCAATGGAAGTGCACCGAAGATTCATCACAATACAAGAAAATAGTGAAGAAGAAGCGGCTGTATAAGTTCTTGGCtggtttaaataaaaatctagatgGCAGGATTCTTGGCACAAAACCTCTACCAAGTATCAGGGAGGCGTTTGCTGAGGTTCATAGAGAAGAAAGTAGGCTGAAACTGATGTTAAAGCCTTCAAATCCAAGCCTGGAACACTCTGCCCTATTTACCTGAGGAGGCAACCCAACAAATATCAAGCAAAAGAAGAGTCGTCATTGGTGTGACCATTGTCACAAGACCGGTCACACAAAGGATACATGCTGGGATATCCATGGCAAGCCTTTAGATTGGAAACCAGCACGTGAAAGGTGAAGTAGGGGTAACCTAACAGCCATCGAAGACACTGCTACTGCCTTAAATCTGAGCTTATTCAACAAAGAACAGATGGAGTGGTTGCATAATACTTTTGGTAAAACACATTTTTAGGCCTCTACAATAGCAGCAGGTTCTATAGCCCACAAAGATAACCCTCCACATGTTTTTACCGCTAAAAGTAAGCTATCTACTCTATGGATTGTTGACTCAGAGCTTCTGACCACATGACTGGAAATAGTGCACTGTTAACCAATTTTCAGCCATGTGACAAAGATTAGAAGGTAAGGATTGCCGATAGCTCATTATCAAAGGTGGCAGGTATTGGATCGGTTGTGTTGTCCACCAGTTTTACGCTACATGCTGTACTTTTTGTGCCTAACCTAGACTACAACCTCTTATCTATTAGTAAACTCACTATTGATATGGATTGTGTTGCAAAATTCTCAAAAgatgtgtgtgaatttcaggatcGGACTTCggagaagatgattggcaatgctaagaCATGTTCGGGGCTCTACGTTCTTAAAAGGACTAATTCAAAAACTGAAGTAAATTCTAGCAATTGCTACTCTGTTCCAGCAGTGTTGAGGCATGTTCGAGGCTCCAAGTCAGCTTCTCCTTGCTTCTTTTCCCCACACCCGGGTTTTTTCTCAACTTCCTCTCGAGATTTTTGGATGCACCTCTTTTGTTCACATTCACCCTCAATTTCGGAGCAAACTTGAGCCAAAGTCCATCAAATGTATATTTCTTAGCTACTCTCCCCACCAAAGAGGTTACAAATGTTACTCTTCAAGTCTTAAGAGATTCTTCACCTCAATGGATGTAACCTTTTTTGAAGACCAGCCCTATTATCCCAAATCTGATATTCACGGGGGGAGAATACACCAAACAATCCTCAAGAATATCAATTTTGGGAATACCAACAGCAGCTTGAAAATCAGCAGCCTGAAATTCAACCACCTGCAAACCCTACAAATCTGTCTTCTCCTCCCAACCTTCAATCTGAGGAGTCAGAAGTAGATTAGTCTTCTTCCAGTTCACCTCTTATTGGTCATAATCCTTCTTATGCTCATGAACTTCAAGTTTACTCTAGAAAAAGtctaaacaaaaagaaagtgaGGAACCGGCATGTCCTAGGATTGATAAAGAGTCTGATCCGAACTCGGATCCGGAATTGTTATAGAAGGAGAATACCATGACTACTGGTGAGAATTCTGAAATTTCAGCTATGGATGAAGATTTACATTGGCCTATAGCATTGAGAAAGGGAGTACGATCATGCACTCAATATCCCATTCACAATTACATTTCTTACAAAGGTCCCTCGcctaatttcaaaacatttgtaTCAAATATCAGTAAGGTGCAGGTTCCTAGAACTATTATGGAGTCATTTCAACATCCTAAGTGGAAGGAGGCGATTCTAGAGGAAATGAAGGCCCTTAAAAAAGAATGGGACTTGGGAGATTACAAAATTACCCCCTAGAAAACATCATGTGGactgcaaatgggtatttacaatcaaatacaaagaagatggaagaattgACAGATTTAAGGCCTGCCTAGTTGCAAAAGGGTTCACTCAATCTTATGGTATAGATTACCAAGAAACTTTTGATCCAGTGGCAAAATTGAATACTATCAGAGTCTTGTTATCCCTAGCTGTATACCTGGATTGACCACTTTACCAATTAGAAGTGAAGAATGTTTTTCTAAATGGAGACCTCGAACgaagaaatatatatggatATTCCTCACGGATTTAAAACTAACCTCACAAGAAACAAGGTATGCAAACTAAGGAGATCTCTTTATGGGCTCAAATAGTCTCCTAGAGGTTGGTTCGAGAAATTTACAAAGGCAATCAAGAAGTATGGATATAACCAATGTCAGGCAGACCATACATTATTCATCAAGCATTCTTTGGAAGGTAAAATATCCATTCTTATTGTGtacgttgatgatataattgttatggGAGATAATATTTCTGAAATCAAGGATCTTAAAGAAGTTCTAGCAAGAGAATTTAAAATCAAAGATCTAGGAGGCCTAAGATACTTCCTAGGCATGGAAGTAGCAAAGTCCAAAGAAGAATTTCAGTTTCTCAACGAAAATATACCTGTTACGATTAGGAGCTCTTTTGACACCTCAATCAATGTTTCCTAAtgccaattctctcaactcctcacccgaaatcaatccaaccaacataaacaataaatagaaaacaagaacagaatttaaatgaatgaaaaccagaaaacaatcaaaccacaaaccaaacaataggcgcaagatatatcctggttcggattgctTAAAGCAACCCTACATCCAACCTTCAAACACCCCAAGAGCAGTCTTGATTTATTCAGAAACCGATCAGAACAACAGTGTTTCCTTGGCCAAGCACACCCACATTATTctctccaagattacaaagctctATTCTAATCACATAGCCTTTCTCTCAGAGAATACACAAAGCACTTGAcagaaacagaaaattagaacaCTCTGCATCAATTGCTACCCTttaccctctatttataatagtgggcaGATATCCCGATGAAgactttaaaatatttacaatttaaccctcccaactatcactaattacagtttgggtTACAACTTCTATCTAAAATCTTCAATGGCCTTCAAATACACTACTATAACTGATTTTATTAACCTATACTCTAAACAACATTTTAACAATACCCTAGATCTTCTTACTGAAACAGGTATATTGGGATGCAAACCAGTTGATACACCAATAGAAACCACTTCAAAACTGGATGTTGGCAAAGAAAGTGCTCCAATGGATAAAGGGAGATATTAAAGATTGGTGAGAAAACTTATATACTTGTCACATACTAGATCAGATATAGATTTTCTTGTAAGTGTGGTAAGCCAATTCATGAATGATCCTAGAGAAAGACACCTAGAGGCTGTATATCGGATTTTGCGATATCTAAAGTTGACTCCAGATAAAGGGCTGATGTTTAGGAAAATAGCGAACAAAGAGGTGAAAATCTACAATGATGCTGATTGGGTAGGTTCAATTTTTGATAGAAGGTCAACCTCAGGATATTGCTTATTTGTTTGGGAAAATTTAGTTACTTGGCATAGTAAGAAGCAATCAATGGTTTCTAGAGTAGCACAGAAGCTAAGTTTAGAGTTATGGCTTATGGGTTCTGTGAGGGTATGTGGCTAAAAAGGTTGCTACAAGAGTTACAGGTGACTATGGCACAACCAATACTAGTATTATGTGACAACCAATCGACtatcaatattatcaaaaatcTTATCCACTATGATCAGACAAAACATGTAGAAATTGACAGGCACttcatcaaagagaaattaaaagaaGGAATTTTTCAGCTAAGCTACACTTCCTACAAACAGTCAGGTCATAGATATTCTAACTAAGTCATTACAAAGAAGAGTATTTCATAAGCTAAGTACCAAGCTTGTCTTGAATAATATATTCAGCCcagcttaagggggagtgtagaTCAGAAGCTGATGGAAGGCCGAGCTACTGAGCTAATGGTCGAGCTGATAGAGGGCCAAGTTGCCAAGCTAATGGCCGAGCTGCGAGCTCGTTATCTGTTGATTTATCctccttaatttatattgttgttacatcttatctttcttagttattttttattagatttgtttatatttaaggttgttgtaatctaatcctacaaagtaggaatctaatctctaaaatctaggagaattcttaggatccattgtgtatatatttgtggcatTCCCAAGGGAATAAACACAGCATATTATTCTCCCAAAAAGAGGATTTCTGCACTAATTAACTAACACACTAACCAACTAATTAACTAACACACTAACCAACTCAAGTAACTACAAACTAAGGGaaatacaaacaagaaacaattacaactaatgcccttggggtcatgacaatatCGGGGAGCACCTTGAAATGCATTAGAAACTAGTCCACAACAGCACTGATTTATCCTCCTTAGTTAAGGGATGTTTACAAAGCCTGGATGCTCAATAAAATACTGAGCTGTTGCACATGTTGCAGGTATTTCAAGCTTTCTATGAAATATGTCTCATCAGACATTGCTCCAGATTTTTAGGATTGACAAAATTATCACATGTAATATCAAGAAGTGTATGTCCAAAATTAAAGCCTGAAGGATATAAGAAGAGATCATTCACAGTAAGAGGCCATGCTACATCATTAGGCATGACAACCAAAAATAAGGTTGCTTCTAGAAGGTTAAAAAACTGAATATTGACATATGATAAAGAGCTATTTCCACCATGAAGGGGTTGTTCACTGGTCCTGGCGCCAGCTTCCATTGGGTTAAGGAAATCTAGATGCATGTGGGCAAATTACTGATTCTTTCTCCAACAGTCCATGCCAATATAGCCCAACAAGATTGAATGACAAGAATGCAATGATTGGCTACTGAAAAGTTGATGGTCTCATGACCCAAGCAACAAAGTGCTTTTTTGTATAACGTTTTCTATTGTCACCCGTTGCAATGCTTACTGAAACAACTGTTTTGTAGAGCCAATTCAACACCCATGCAAAGAATATCCCACCATGAGTAACCCATCTGATAGAGAAGAAAAAGTCCACATTTCTCGAGCAAGGACTAAGTCTACTAGGTTAAGTCAGATAAGGCATAAAAGTGAAACATCTTTGATCTACATGGTGGCTTTCTATCAGCAAAATTGTCCCATCTACTGTTTAGATGCTTGGCAAGCTTAAAGAAGATAAAAGAGAAGTTCCTAGGACAACCAAAAATCCTTTGTCTTCCCAGTGATGAAAATCATAAAGCCTCTAGCTGCCTACTAAGTACACTCGTTTTTAGTTGATTCTAATCACTTGCCACTACATTTTCGTCCTCAAAAACTGATTGATTGTGATGAACAGCAACTGGTGTcaggaaaaataatttgaacTTAGAATTCTGCTGTTTAAGCAGTAGTGTTATAACAGTCTGCATTCCACATCTTCTGTTTTAGTTCCATTCTTGTGTTTCTCAAACTCTTTTCCTCTTCCTATTTGTACTTGccataaaatatgttttattgtcATTTTAGTTGCTATACTACTCTCATAAAATCTAAATAGCTTAGAAATGTAAGATTATTGAGTTGTAACACTAGGCAATTATAATAGTGCCTAGAGGTCAGCAGGTCCTTGTGTTTGACTTTTATAATATGTTGAGTTTAATGATGATATATGCACAAAGCTACAATATGATGGGAGTGAAAGAACAGaagtattattaaataaaggAAACAAAGTATAATAATGAGTGATCGGTATATAAATCTTGGTATACCTTGTAGGCTAGAAGCCAAATTAGATGAATACTTGTTCAATGAATTGATgtaaatgttgaaaaatgaaattttgatgtttgattttgTGTTCTTCAAGCAGAATAACTGCAGTTATGACCAATAGATAGGATACTGGGGAAAAGAAGTAACCAGGACCCAAAGTTCATATGTAACGTGGCTCATTTTACCTGTGCTGGTACTAGTAGATTGAGACATGTCCAAATCATCAGAGTCATCTTCCAACTGCAAGGCCATAGCCATAGCTTCATCCAAAGCCAATTGCAAACCAAAACTTCCATGCTGAGAAGATTCACCCTCCAGTCCTGATAACTGACTCCAATCGGTGCTTTGGGCACCATGCCTCCTATCATTATTCCTATTGTTTCGAAGAGATTCATACAAACTTTCCTGCAACATAATTGTGAGCTACTGACAGAATGCTTCTCATGGTAGAAATGAACGATAAAATCACACAACAAAACAATTAACAATATTTATCTGTCCTTACTGAGTAAAAAggataacaaaagaaaaatcttaTAGGTACCTGATGTTGAAGTAGCTCTTCATAATTAAGATCACTGAATTCAGGGAAAAACTCGTTCAAATTTTCTATTGGGATGGCAGCACTCAGAGAACGATCATTATTCCTCGTCATGATGGTTTAAGACAGAATACAACAAGAAATTCCTTTTTTCCAGACTGGGAAAATTTCTCACCGTCCCCTAGAATATCATTTGTCACTCAGTCACATAACAAAGAATTAATAAAGCAAAGAAAGACTTGGGGACATAAATTCATGAATCAAGCAATAGGCTACAAATATGTCAATATCCAATGAATTTCCAAGAATTAGCCTCCAATCCTTTTCACCCTTTTCATTAGGTGCCCACATTGACTTGCTTGCAGGGAGAAACAGCTCTGATGTTGCTGTTACTGGAGTGAATAAAAACAGACATCAACACAATTTAGAGCAGACTTGTCCCTTAAAGCATGGAGATCTATCACGATTAAGATAACagattctttttttctttttggaatttttaagTGTTTCTCGTGTCCTGTCTAATGGGGAATTGTTATCTTAACTTATCTTAATGAGGAAGCATCCCCGAAGATATCACCgccaattcactaaaaattaaatcccTTGAGGATTTGGGTCATTGTTTatcatttaaaacaaataaatatcaggatccttttctttttctgctgATGTTGGCACACAGTaaataaaagtttcaaaatgACCACTAAGGGTATAAAACGTGACAGATCTTCAcacattaaaacaaaaaaaaaaaaaaaatcttccctGATAAAAAAAGTAGTGAACAAATAGGCCTTGACATAAATGGgattatcatcatcaaattcACAAATCAGGAAGAAACCCAGAATTAAAAGACCACCATATCACTATTTAACTCTACAATATTTGACAATTATAGGCTTTTAATATTGAATTGACTTGGCCACGAGGAGAGAAGACTTGGTACTGCCCTCTGCCTCACAAACTGATGGAGACATTAAAGTGTATAATCAGAAACTCAATCAGAATCAAACCCATGAGAGATCTTCAAAAACGAAATCATCAACACAAAATATCACATTTCTATCAAGAGTTAAAGCAATTAAACTTcaaaataatcttgaaaagaaATTGTTAAAAATGATAAGAACCTTGTGTTGAGTGGAGATGGTTAGACTGGTTCTTGACACATTCAAGTTTGGCTCTCTGTTCTCCACTCTCACTGTAGCCTGTCTTCACTGACCCATGATTGAGGTGCAGAGCAGTGTCGAGAGAGAAACGGCGAAGAGGAAAGCTGAGATTTTTGGACTGCTTTTGGCTTGTAGGGAGACGGTGAGAAGAATAGAAGGGGCCCACAATGAATTATTTATACGAAGTTTAGAACCCTCCACCGTGGCTCGTTTTCACTTGATGCTGGATTCACCAAAAGTGTTGGTCCACACCATCCTGTCTTTGTTGAACCTCCACCATTCTCTTTGAAGTTGGcattattaaaacaaaatatcatcaagcaaacaaaaaaaatagaaaataaaattatttagtttccTCTAGTATTAATTTATTCTTATCTCTTGTCAAGTACTTTTATGCTCATGCCATATAATTATAGTGATTAATTTTGCTAAAGTAAAGGTTTTCTTCGAaccattttatctttttttaaggaaaaaaatcttaaaattagctcgaaaataacatatttttttcttattttctgagGATTTAGTTTACTACCAGTGTAggaatgatatttttaaaaaaattattgttataaattattttaagatagTATCATTTctctatttaaaattcaaattgtgTGAGTAACAATCTttcaaataattgaaaaatgacTTTGAACTACCATTTTGTTGACATTACATTCTTCTTTATCTTGTTAGAACATGATATTGTTGGAGTGAttaaattcatattattaaagttaagattttattttagtaaacTTTTTAACATGgtgaataatcaaatttcaattgaaaagaaaattttaatgtaGTTTTGGTAGAACGAAATAAAGTGCATCAATTCATTCTTGGATTTTTTAGTTGATAGAttttagg
It contains:
- the LOC127797222 gene encoding E3 ubiquitin ligase BIG BROTHER-related-like isoform X2 translates to MTRNNDRSLSAAIPIENLNEFFPEFSDLNYEELLQHQESLYESLRNNRNNDRRHGAQSTDWSQLSGLEGESSQHGSFGLQLALDEAMAMALQLEDDSDDLDMSQSTSTSTVENREPGSRGTPVMRVAVMEDPIDPDNMTYEQLQELGESIGSETKGLSEDLISRLPNFKYKTSILSKKKEKQDTARFARWRFLQI